In Colletotrichum destructivum chromosome 1, complete sequence, the sequence GCATGTTTTCGACCTCCCGGTTGATGTTGAGGGCGTCCTGGCGCTTGTACTCGGGAGGCGTGTGGTTCCGCAGACTGATCTCGTTGAGCGCCACGACAAAGTTGtcggcggccgtctcgacCGACTCCATGAACAGGCAGAGCACCAGGAACGACGCCATGCACGGCGCCCACTCCCGTCGCGACTTGGGCTTGAGCGACTTGGAGAAGGATTCGAAGAGGTACTGCATGTCCCGCATcaggagctcgtcgatcACCGCCTTGATCTGCCTGTTGACCACGCGCGGCGTCACCCACGGCACTTCCTGCGGCACAAGACCCGAGTCTTGTAGGCTGACGACACTCGGCCTGGTGATGCATAGGTGTCGCGTCATGACGAAATGGGCGCCGTATATCGCCAGGGCTTTCTTGACCATGGCAGACTGGACAGAGAGGGGTTTGGTTAGCAAAGCGGCATCACAGAGGTTaggcggaggcggagaggCATCTTACATCAGACTTGCTAGCATACCTCTGCACGACGTCCAATACCTTCTTCGGCAGCTCGGTATGCCGTATTGACTCCGTCACGGACTTGGCGTATTTGGGCTCGGcagcgatggcggccaggtACCCCTTGACCTTCTTTCTCAAAGCGTCTCTTTGTGCCGCCGAGTCCAGCTCCAAAACCATGGGCGCCGTACCCCTAGCCTGAAGGTCCACCCTGTCTCTTTGTATGTGCAGATGGTAATGTTGCTGCACTTCGGCCGTCCGGGGGTTGAAGAATCTAGCCTTTACTTTCAGCGACGCGGACAGTCCCGAAAAgagctcgacctcgcgaGGCGCCAGTtccacggcgtcgaggtcgacgttcTCCGCCATGAAGTGAGACATCTGATCCTTCCGGAAGTGACGCCGCATGAAGTCGGGGAACAAGATGGTGAGGAAGTCGGAGAACTGCCAGCACACGACCTGCGGCACTTGGAGGGCGATCTTCTTGCAGTTCTTACACGGCCTCTCCGAGTCGCACTTGACCTTGCGGCTGTGGCAGCAGAAGCATGCGCCCAGGCGACGGACCTGCAGGGCACTCTCCTTCGTGGCGTTGGCCAGCGGGCCCTTACGTCCGCGCGTCTGGGTCTTCATGGCCTCGAAGCACTCGTACGGATTGGGCCGACCCGAATGGGCGTTGATGGAGTGGGGCGTGACGATGACGAACTTGCTCGCCGGctcgccggccttcttcttctcgaccttgccggcgaTGACCTTGCGGATGGGGCTGGATGtggcggccttgtcgccTTCGTGTTTGAGGTCGGGCGAGGTCGGGCTCGAGCGAggcgggctcgtcgtcgcggagCCCTGCGACGATGAACAGAGGCCCTCCATCAAGAACATGGAGCTTCCATTGTCGACCTTGAGGTTCGCCGGGTTCCATGGATCCGAATTGGAATCGGGATGCAAGGTTTGCGATAGGTTGATGCTGTcctgctggtgctgggggTATGTCTCCAAGCCCTTCAGGGGGGTGTTCGTTTGGAAGGAGTTGATGAAGGAGGTCAAATCTGCGCGGAAAGCGATCAGCTCGAGGACGTAAAGGGCCGGAGCCAAATGTGAAAGACCACACTCACCGTTCAAGTTAACCTGGTCTCCAGAGAAGAGGTAGCCCTGGGGTGTCAGAAAATGCGACTCCTGACCGGCGGCAACGAATtggccatcggcggcggacggGCCCGGAGCAGCAAAGGCCTCAGGCTGCTCCGGGAAGCTcgcggcggagaaggcgggCTGGTCggggtcgaggtcgaggtttAGCGGGGAAAGTCCCGTCGGGTCCGAGGTGGCGCggtggccgacgacggcgtagCCGTTCAAGCTGCCGCTGACCGGGCTAGGGAGAAACCCGACCGAGGCTGGGTACGAGGCGTAGTCCAGATACTGCCACGACTCGTccgtgtcggcggcggactgGACATCGTATGGGGAGTGAGGCGTCGGGCCCCTCGAGGAGACAGACGCCATCGCGGACGGTGCTCTCCGCTTCGGATTTGACGCTGGTGGTATGGTCGTAGCAATCGGAAGTGTTCCGCCGTTTTGAAATCGATAAACCGCCAAGTGCTTCGGGGGCGGGTCGTTTGATTCGAGTCAACGAGAATGGAACCTCTTTGTTCGTCGAAAATCGAGGCGGTCTTGTTTCTCCAACGTGAGATGGCCAGCTGTCCAGGGGGCGGCGTTGGCTGCTGGCTACGTATGCTGACACCCAATCCCGGGAACTGGCGCGCGCCGCGGGCGGGGAGGACTTTGAGCCTTTGTTGGGTAAACGAAAATGCAAGACGTgtgttcgtcgtcgtctttcAACACTCAAGAACCATGTGGAATCGCCGCTCCAAACCTTTAACCGGTCGAACTCGAGCAGGGAGTCAGTCGTCAATCTGATGGTTcgctcttttcttcttctctcaGGCCTTCTTTACCGCTCGGGAAAGTCATGCAGGAGAGCGGGAACGATGGGAAAAGGGCACGAAGAAGGGCGGCCAACAAGATTAATACAAGTGGACGGCCGGTATCACCCACGCCAGCGACAACCAGTTAgctacgccgccgccgtatATCCCGCGCTGTACGGTACTTTTGCTGCTTGTAGTGCTGAACCAGCTGGGCCCCCAGTGGCCTACAAGCCTCAGCTTGCTAAACCTCTTTTGGGACCGAGGGCGGGTCCCGAGCCAGTGTATCGATTGGACGCTGGCTTCGCTAGCCCGATCCATCACCGGCCGTTCACCGGGGCTAGGCCGCGCGGGAGAGCCGTTTGCCACACCGGGTGACCGAAGCGTATTCGGCGCCTGcaacgggggggggggaaaccgGGATGCACGTGGCTCGATGATGAGGAACGGCAGGACCTCTTCACAAGTGTCCTACCAGACTGGCGTCGCATTTCAACAAGTCGCGACAGCAGACACGACCCCAACTCTCACCACCTAGGAACATGAAACAGGCGGGCAGTCAGCACTGCCTTGGGTTTCCTTCCCACCTCGCTTCGGGGGCGGGGGTAAGCGTTGTACTTGTTACTTCCTTTCACCAATGTCACTCTCAATCTAACACCGATCACTGAACCCGAGAATATGACTCCAACGTCGATTTACCAAGATCAAGAACATGAACAAACTGTGCACCCGAGAACATGGTTTCTTGGCTTCCTTACTCTGGCAGGTTTCTCAGAGATCGACGGACGCGCTCGCAGCAGCGAACCGGTCCGAGTCCCAAATCCCTGACCCAACGGCCGCTATTCTCCAACCTCTCTCACTCGGCATTTGCATCCTGCTCCCCGTCAATAATCAGGATTGCGGGCGTCACAACAGCACGCCAATCCTGGGAATGGCCTTGACTCAAACCGATCTCTCACGCGCCGTGCCTTTACGCCACGTTGCCATCATGAACCGTCCCCAGACACCAATCCACGGACATGTCTTTGGAAACAAATGCCTTCCCGCATCTCCATGCTCGACACTGGACGCTCAATACCACCACTGGACTGTCCATCAACCCTTCCAATGCCAGCCTCCGCCTGTCGATACCTTCAACTACAATGGTTGGCAAGCCATGAGCCTGCCCGTCGTACGATCAGATTTATGCCTGGCATCCCCCGCCAAGATTAGGTTCAGTACACACGTCGCCTGACTAGGACTTACACGCCAGAAACACAAGCTGATATGTGCCGGTCATGACTGCTCACACGAAAGCGAGCGGGCCTCTAGAAGCTAAACGGCACCCAAGCCGTttggcgccgcctcctcgccggcaccaGCACAGTCTGAATGAGGCCGCCACCCATTTCACTGCAGAAAGGAAAAGCGTCATGAGCTTTCGCCTGGCTCCGCCGGCATCCTGCCGCGGCCCTTAGTTCGCTTCCGTCTGCCTCTGTGAGAATGTGAAGCCGTCTTGCAGCACCCATAATTCGGCAGTTTCGCTAGGGCGCGTTTTGAATAAAACGGGATGCCGGGCAGAATATCTAATACCACCAGGCCGCCCTCAGCCCCGTCGGCTGTCGTCTCCTTGACCCACCTGGCTACGAAACTAGTTTGTGACCCTCGAAACAACAGCTCAGAGTCCCAAGTCCGAACAAACATAACTTGGCATAGCACTCTGACTACACTCAAATGGCTGGTAATGACCTCGCCAAGGTTAGCCCAGGGGGTCGTCTGTGTGGACAAACCGCTTCTCTCACATCTTCCCTCGAGGAGACCTTCTTGGATTACACTCTGACCGGTTTCGAAGCAGTGGGCAAGTATCCCCAAGATAGAAGCATCCAAACCAACTGAACCATGGCCACACGCTAGCTGTGCACCGCTCTACATCCTAGCTGCCACACGCTTTTGCTTATTCAATAACCAGTCAGCCAAGATTCGAAACGACCTTCCATCGGCCCCCTCCAACGCTCTTCCATAATCCCgctgccctcccccccttctgcGTTGCCGGTCCCCGGTCCCGGGCCACtgcggccttctcgacgttCGTTCCAGCACGAGCCTGCCCACCACCCAGAACAGGGCCCCATCTGCACCTCCCTCAGTTGCAGAAATCTTATATTGAGCCCTTGTACGGATATGTGAAGTACACACAGTAAATGGGCGGCAAAACTGAAGAAGGCAAGCAAGGCTGTACCCACCTAGGCCGGCATGCGGCATCGTGCTACCATGTGCCCCGTTCACTTGTCAAACTTCAGCACCAACCATTCATCCCCATCAGCGACCTTCACCCATCAAACACTGACATGTCTGCTCCCAGTACAGATAGTACTAGCCCAATACCCATGATCGGAAATTGCAGGTTTGCATCGTGCTAACCGTCGGTTCTTGCCCCGTCCTTGACGTAACTCATCGCCTATCAGAGGGTGCTAAGCGGTGTGCTCCGTCGGGTTTCTATTAAGCGGCGGCGTGCTGATCGAATCTGTTGCCCTCTCCTCCGCTTCGCCAATGTtaacccccccacccccagtgcccccctcccccaggTAACCCATCAAGCGGGATGCGACATCACGgagccccccttccccttcttcacAGAGCAGCACATCGGGTTGTTTACGGTTTCCATTCCCCGATCTTGGCACGGTCGAGAGggaaccccccctccccccccccatcgATCGCCCCGTCACTCCCTCTTGGTTGCTCCCGCCCAAACCACCCCGTCAGGCACGCAAGCAGGACACACACATCGGCCGATGATCACCGTTCATTTCAGCCCAACCCAAGCGCTGTTGTGTTGGGCGATTGAGAGGCACCCAGCGAACCCTTGAGATCAGCCTTGGCACCTGCCGCTCCTGGCTTGCAGAGATAGATGCATGAGTGCCAGGCATGCAAAGAAACGGGACTTTGGCTCCTCCTAGGCTGTGCGTGTATCACAAGGATCACCCGATGTCGAAAAAGACAAAGGACAGCGCAGTGGACGGGACCTCGAAAGGGGCGATGTCCCTCGACCTGGATGTCTGCGAGGCTGAAGAAAATACTACATGAAATTCTTCAGCGCTAGAGAGCGCACGCTGCCAAGGCCTATGGATATCAAACTGCCCTAGGTTCATCTAAGCCGCCCAAACCAGCGAgtagagaagaagaaaacgacGCGGAGGGACGGCGTGCCACGAGGGATACGTCTGAACCACTCTCTCCAACAAGAACCACAGAACTGCCGACAGCATCAAGAAACCTCACCGTAGGCCAAGTGTAAGATGAAGCACACGAAGACATGACCCGTCGAAGTAGCTCCAGGGTCACCTCTCCCTCTAGCACGCCGTGGCGGTACCATAAAAAGAAGAATAAAATGGAACAATGACACCGGCAAAAATAACTAAAAAAAAACCCTGAAATAAAGAACAATGTACAAGGACGGTTTCCGCTGTGTTCCCAAGGAACCCCTAGCGCCCATCGCTTCCCTGTGATATCCTCTCATGTCCTCTTTCGCTTGCGAAACCAATCCGTGAAGGGTGAGGGGAAGTAGGGGTATATGAGCGTGAGTGTTGTGTCGTGTGCAATAAAGATCATTCAGAATAGTAACAAAGAGGCACCTTTCCTTCTGCCCTGAATAACGGGCAATATATTACCATTTCCTCGCCGTAAAAAAAAACACACGAAACAAACAAGACGCAACTCGCTTGCCGAGAGATGGAGGGTTTGAGCTAAGCTAGCCTGTGGTGTCTTTCCTGCGTCGTTCCTTCGGGAGGGAATCTATCGTCCTGTGGACACCCGCCCTGTTTCCGTATCAGAGTCATCTACTCTCGTCTTCGCGTTCTCTCTTCTAAAGAGTGAGAGGGATCCATTCAGCCCGTCTGCAATAATTTTCAAGTTCGTAAGGTCCGTAGAAATTCGTCAAAATAGGGCCCGGTGCACCGTTTCCCTACGTTAGGATTGGGCATGTACCGCACGCCGCTGTCGGAGTCCGACTTGGGCGAACAATGGAAAGCGTGGAAACAGATTAGCTTCTGAACCGCGCGACGGCGCGGTCTTGAATCTGCTTCTCCGTGGAAACGTATAGTCGGTCTAGGTATTCCATGGCACTGGCATCCTTGAGGATCTTGGCCACTTGGATGCCCGCCGAAATGAGCTGTAGAATATTGCGGTCGTCCTTCAGTGGGCGACTCTGATGCTTGGCGGCGTGCCGCATCTCCAGAGAGTTCTCGAGAATCGTGACAAACTGCTTAATCTGTCCGTTGTAGAGCACCCGCGCGGGAATACGGCGCTTCGTCGCCAGCCGCTTCAGGAGATACACCCATTCCGTCCATTCCCGATCCTGGGGCCGCTCTACGGGCCGCATGTCCTGCGTTAATGGAATCGGAAACTGGTATTTCGCAACGAAGTCGTAGGCACACTGAGAGAGCCGGTCGTTGACTTGGGTCAGGACCATGTCTTGCTCTTGCACGTGCAGGTTCGTCGGCAAGTGAGGTAGTTCACGCTCTTGCATGGCGATGTATtccggtggcgggcgggcgagAAATTGATGCGGGCCGTCGAATTCGTCGCGGTTTGACGGCCTACGCTGAGGCCTTCCCTTCCCATTCACCTTTCCTTTACTCGGAGGCGTGGCGCCTGCCCCGTTCTCGAGGGAGTAGTCAGACAAGTTCGGGGATGCAATGATGTCGTCGACCGAGTCCGTTGGTGAGTATCTCTCCTGGTGGTCCCACGCCTGGGAGTTCGTACTCTTGTACGAGCCATAGCCAGCAGCACCACTGATGCCGTATGTGCCAGAAGCCGGACGTGATCCGTacgccggggcggcggcggcggcaacatGGGGATTTGTTCCGATCGGCAAGTTGTAATTACTGGCTCCTGGCGAGTATGTAGACACGCTTTCAAGGGACAGTGTTACTCGCTTGTTCCTTTGTGATGAAAATGGCAGAAAACTCGACGTCTGGTTCTTACCTTGATGAGCGATAATAGTTGCCGTCAAACCCTCCAGCGGGTGGGAATGTATCATTGTACATTGAACTTTTCTCGTTGGTCAGTTTTCCGTCCTCGGGCTTCAGGAGATTAAAGAGAGCGGTCCGTACCTCCGCGTCGAGTTCCACGGTCCGTTGGACATGGCTGAAGGTCTGTAGGCAAAATCCGGCTGGGCCATATCTTCCGGGGGCATAACGGTAGAGAAAGAAAAGTCAAGCAGCAAAGCCCTGGAGGTTTCCAAAGAGTCCAGGAGATGGAGGCCACGTGAAATAAGAATAGTCCTTGGGCGGGCAGGTCAGCCCTGGGTGTCCAGAATGAGTCCCTTGGGCTATGAGCTTCGGCCAAGTATTCCTGGGACAATGCGGCAAGATGTCTCCTCAAACACAAGGGAATCCACGATAACGGAATGGTCTTGTTCCAGGATGGTACCCTTAAAGAACTCCGGGTCGTTGCAGGGGCGGTGTGGGTGTTGGGGGAGAAGCAGGTGATCGATCCAAGAAACGACCTGTCTCCACGACGGTCACCTTAAATGACTTATAAGGTGATCGGGAATGGCTTGACTTGGAAGACAGACACTAGGGGGTTAGTGGTAGATGTCTGGTTTTGCTGGCGCAAAAcgggaaagaagaaaccaAGAGGCTCCTGggatggacgaggatgagggagCGGGCAGGATCCTGACAGTGGATGATTAAGTTCGGAATGGAGGCATTTATGTGTGCTTGAGATGGCTCTCCTCGTGGGGCGTGGTATCGAAGCGGCGAAAATGGTTGATCCCAGTTAGGACGGCAGAAAGATGTGGTCCGTTGGGAAGTcgaggcggaggggaggacaggacaggacaggacaggacaggacagggACCAGGAGAGACGCAGGCCGGCGAGACTCGAGTAAAGATTTGCATTCGCCCCAATGACCAACACCACGGAGACGTCTTTGGTTTCAAACGAACGGCTGCCGCATGGGCTGGAGGATACGTGACTGCCAAGCGCTATAGTCGAGAAGGTTCGCCTGCCGGGCTTCTTGGAATAGATTGGTTGACGATGCGCGCCCTGGGTCTAGTTGGCATTCATCCCTAGCTTTGCTGAGCCCTTGTTTTTCTGTCGTGGACCATATGCTCGACACGCGAGTGACGAGGGAGATCAGCGTGCCCTTGGATGGCCGGTGTCCTCCCATCCCCTCTATTTTCGCGCGATACCAGGTCGACcgtttttcttttcgtttGACAGTTGGCCCCTCCCTCAGGGAAGACCCCAGAAGGAAAACAAATCTAATGGCTGGTCCGTATACAAAGTACAGGCTGGTGCGTGGAAGTCATTGGGTATGCCAACTCCCGACAGAGAACGGGGCCAGTCGTGTCGAGTAGGGCACCGATTGGGCTGTGACAGAGACTTTTCCATTACTGGGCTGGAGAATTGTTGCCCGAGGACTCGGAGTAGCCTTTCGGTACCGGATGGGATGATTTGTGCAGGGTTGTACCTAGCGGGAAAAGAAGCGGTGACAGGACGCCGGGTTGGGCACAAATTGGACAAGCAAACATGGACAGCCGATACGATGAGGGGACGCGCGCTACGTGCGAATTGTGCGTGCCCAACCATGCCTTGATGCCCACTTTAGAGAGACGAAGTTGCTTTTGTGTCTCGTTGAACCAGCAACCTTACCGTCCAAGTATCCCGA encodes:
- a CDS encoding Putative zn(2)Cys(6) fungal-type DNA-binding domain-containing protein yields the protein MASVSSRGPTPHSPYDVQSAADTDESWQYLDYASYPASVGFLPSPVSGSLNGYAVVGHRATSDPTGLSPLNLDLDPDQPAFSAASFPEQPEAFAAPGPSAADGQFVAAGQESHFLTPQGYLFSGDQVNLNDLTSFINSFQTNTPLKGLETYPQHQQDSINLSQTLHPDSNSDPWNPANLKVDNGSSMFLMEGLCSSSQGSATTSPPRSSPTSPDLKHEGDKAATSSPIRKVIAGKVEKKKAGEPASKFVIVTPHSINAHSGRPNPYECFEAMKTQTRGRKGPLANATKESALQVRRLGACFCCHSRKVKCDSERPCKNCKKIALQVPQVVCWQFSDFLTILFPDFMRRHFRKDQMSHFMAENVDLDAVELAPREVELFSGLSASLKVKARFFNPRTAEVQQHYHLHIQRDRVDLQARGTAPMVLELDSAAQRDALRKKVKGYLAAIAAEPKYAKSVTESIRHTELPKKVLDVVQRYASKSDSAMVKKALAIYGAHFVMTRHLCITRPSVVSLQDSGLVPQEVPWVTPRVVNRQIKAVIDELLMRDMQYLFESFSKSLKPKSRREWAPCMASFLVLCLFMESVETAADNFVVALNEISLRNHTPPEYKRQDALNINREVENMPFKQFAYQFHQIYQTHSRDTSTRPFNPMLDSSWAEQGDLDGPAMEMVIGLKELLQGDSFVELDFLTMDPILPSNGEQHPFPRDVSVNYTGRLLAKFLLSFLDEKYIFGESMI